From Bacteroidota bacterium, the proteins below share one genomic window:
- a CDS encoding carboxylesterase family protein → MKKLVLLIWLSVHLIAGCTSQQDDSNLEKQYTFVENISYKSDYFQDEYEEERCKLDLYLPNEKKNFPVMVWFHGGSLKRGSKDDKMTRSVGMKFANEGIAVAVVNYRLSPKAKYPAYINDAAAAVAWVFKNISGYGGNPNSVFIAGHSAGGYQVYMLALNPEFLKKYDVESINIAGVIPVAGQTFTHYTVREERGIEKSEKTPVIDDASPCFLANKNTPPMLIIWADGDTYARIEENKSLINLLNKEGNNNIYSKEILERTHWSLIRKIPKKDDPLAKEIIDFISKYHQLK, encoded by the coding sequence ATGAAAAAGCTAGTTTTATTAATATGGTTAAGTGTTCATCTAATTGCAGGTTGTACATCGCAACAGGATGATTCAAATCTCGAAAAACAATATACTTTCGTTGAGAACATAAGCTATAAATCCGATTATTTTCAGGATGAATATGAGGAAGAAAGATGTAAACTTGATTTATATCTTCCAAATGAGAAAAAAAATTTTCCGGTAATGGTATGGTTTCACGGCGGAAGTTTAAAGCGTGGAAGCAAGGATGATAAGATGACCCGTTCGGTCGGGATGAAGTTTGCAAATGAAGGAATTGCAGTTGCCGTTGTTAATTACAGGTTGTCACCCAAAGCTAAATACCCGGCCTATATTAATGATGCCGCTGCCGCAGTGGCATGGGTATTTAAAAATATTTCAGGATATGGTGGTAATCCAAATTCTGTTTTTATTGCTGGGCATTCTGCCGGAGGATATCAGGTGTATATGCTTGCGTTGAATCCTGAATTTCTTAAAAAATATGATGTTGAAAGTATTAATATTGCAGGTGTAATTCCTGTTGCAGGGCAGACTTTCACCCATTACACCGTTAGAGAAGAGAGGGGAATTGAAAAATCCGAAAAAACACCTGTAATTGATGATGCCTCACCTTGTTTTCTGGCAAATAAAAACACCCCCCCTATGTTAATCATATGGGCCGATGGTGATACTTATGCCCGGATCGAAGAAAACAAATCACTTATAAATCTGCTCAATAAAGAAGGAAATAATAACATTTACTCAAAAGAGATTTTGGAGAGAACGCATTGGAGTTTAATACGAAAAATACCTAAAAAGGATGATCCACTGGCCAAAGAAATAATTGATTTCATTAGTAAATATCATCAATTAAAATGA